One Armatimonadota bacterium genomic window carries:
- a CDS encoding redoxin family protein yields MLKERQALRARINVRTDWPRNETTRKSCMISGMRLMRILTISSLLAVASLSLAQGLNIGDKAPDLNVTDWVKGSPQKLGNGNVTVVEFWATWCGPCRQSIPHLTELAHKFKGKVNFVGVSIWENAPDDYKTKVPAFVKDFGEKMDYNVATEGPDTYMAKNWMEAAGENGIPSAFLVNGDGKIAWIGHPMGGLEEAIDSLLAGKSDLEKAHTERASAKAKEMEEMKLQEKMAEKMNPMMKDLKDKKFQAASDKADAIIKDNPDLKMMVSQYKLMAMVQGNLKGLDTYITALGKEDFAQDPQIMNSIVWMVVEQDMKLGAPVYKSAVALGEKMMKAAPNDPMSMDTYALALWRAGDKKKALQTQKKAVSLASKDKDFDGDTLTEMKGRLKQYGG; encoded by the coding sequence ATGTTAAAAGAAAGGCAAGCTCTACGGGCTAGGATCAACGTAAGAACAGATTGGCCTAGGAACGAAACGACCCGTAAAAGTTGTATGATTTCCGGTATGAGGCTCATGCGCATTCTGACAATCTCGTCTCTGCTCGCCGTGGCTTCCCTTTCGTTGGCTCAGGGTCTGAATATTGGCGACAAAGCGCCGGACCTCAACGTCACGGATTGGGTGAAAGGCTCGCCGCAAAAACTCGGCAACGGCAATGTGACCGTGGTGGAATTCTGGGCGACCTGGTGCGGCCCCTGTCGACAATCAATTCCCCACCTGACGGAACTCGCCCATAAGTTCAAGGGCAAGGTCAATTTTGTTGGTGTCAGCATCTGGGAGAACGCTCCAGACGACTACAAGACCAAGGTTCCGGCATTCGTGAAGGACTTTGGCGAGAAGATGGACTACAACGTGGCTACCGAAGGGCCAGACACCTATATGGCCAAGAATTGGATGGAAGCCGCCGGTGAGAACGGCATTCCTTCTGCATTCCTGGTCAATGGCGACGGAAAGATCGCCTGGATCGGCCACCCAATGGGCGGCCTTGAGGAAGCCATCGACAGTCTCCTTGCCGGCAAATCGGATTTGGAAAAGGCCCACACCGAGCGAGCCAGTGCGAAGGCCAAGGAGATGGAGGAAATGAAACTCCAGGAGAAGATGGCCGAGAAAATGAATCCGATGATGAAGGACCTGAAGGACAAGAAGTTCCAGGCTGCTTCGGATAAAGCCGACGCCATCATCAAGGACAACCCAGACCTGAAGATGATGGTCAGCCAGTACAAGCTGATGGCGATGGTTCAGGGCAATCTGAAGGGCCTGGACACCTACATCACGGCGCTCGGCAAAGAGGACTTTGCTCAGGATCCGCAGATCATGAACTCGATCGTGTGGATGGTTGTGGAGCAGGACATGAAACTTGGCGCTCCGGTTTACAAATCAGCGGTTGCCCTGGGTGAAAAGATGATGAAGGCTGCGCCCAACGACCCGATGAGTATGGATACCTACGCCCTCGCCCTCTGGCGAGCCGGGGACAAGAAGAAGGCGCTTCAGACTCAGAAGAAGGCCGTTTCGCTGGCGAGTAAGGATAAGGACTTCGACGGCGACACGCTCACCGAAATGAAGGGCCGACTGAAGCAGTACGGCGGCTAA
- the nadD gene encoding nicotinate (nicotinamide) nucleotide adenylyltransferase, with translation MRIGILGGTFDPPHLGHLKLAEAAIESLQLDEVILLPANTNPFKGRQRTSSAKDRAAMTQLLQKRNPKLSFSDMEITRGGVSYTVDTLGELQMVHPGDYWFIMGADAVKNFGEWKNPQRILRLCRLAVAVRPPTTKEDLSRQIPAEFRDKIDIIDMATTAESSTEIRERLQKGQPIQNLTIPEVSEYIKKNKLYT, from the coding sequence ATGAGAATTGGAATACTCGGCGGCACCTTTGACCCGCCCCACCTTGGACACCTGAAGCTAGCCGAAGCGGCCATCGAGTCGCTCCAGCTCGACGAAGTCATTCTGCTCCCCGCGAACACAAATCCGTTCAAGGGTCGCCAGCGGACCTCCTCGGCTAAAGACCGAGCCGCCATGACCCAACTTCTGCAAAAGCGAAACCCTAAACTGTCGTTCTCGGATATGGAGATCACGCGCGGCGGCGTCAGCTACACCGTCGATACCCTCGGAGAACTGCAGATGGTCCACCCGGGTGACTATTGGTTCATCATGGGTGCCGATGCCGTCAAGAACTTCGGCGAATGGAAGAACCCACAACGCATCCTGCGCCTCTGCCGATTGGCCGTCGCCGTTCGCCCACCGACGACGAAAGAAGATTTGTCCCGCCAAATTCCTGCCGAATTTCGAGACAAGATTGATATCATTGACATGGCGACAACCGCCGAGTCCTCGACCGAAATTCGCGAACGACTTCAAAAAGGACAACCGATTCAGAACTTGACGATCCCCGAAGTTTCCGAATACATTAAGAAGAACAAGCTATACACATGA
- a CDS encoding zinc-ribbon domain-containing protein, translating into MKSCPRCGRQNEDDVRFCGRCGLDLVEYEQHQARPATEDTMYCYRHPKEATNLSCGRCGKPICTKCAVIGPAGPRCPDCAKQNVTVRPAAVIHEAKRAVTGIGRLGPYGIYIVVLIAISALGALRGCACNTQHGRIPQEYSRPDQDDGPSETRSI; encoded by the coding sequence ATGAAATCGTGTCCCCGATGCGGCAGACAGAACGAGGACGACGTCCGATTCTGCGGTCGTTGCGGTCTCGATTTGGTCGAATACGAACAGCATCAGGCTCGTCCGGCAACCGAGGATACGATGTACTGCTACCGCCACCCGAAGGAGGCGACGAATCTCAGCTGTGGTCGATGTGGCAAGCCGATTTGTACAAAGTGTGCGGTCATTGGGCCGGCGGGACCAAGATGTCCCGACTGCGCAAAGCAAAACGTCACGGTGCGACCCGCGGCGGTGATTCATGAAGCCAAGCGCGCGGTGACCGGAATCGGGAGGCTTGGCCCGTACGGAATCTATATTGTGGTTCTCATCGCCATCAGCGCCCTTGGCGCGTTGCGCGGGTGCGCTTGCAACACCCAGCACGGCAGGATTCCCCAAGAATATTCTCGCCCGGACCAAGACGATGGCCCGAGCGAGACGAGGTCGATTTAG
- the radC gene encoding DNA repair protein RadC, producing the protein MASETLARLRTLGLKTAMPTELLALAVSKTDDDVDRWVAVARELILSNRKLRGLSDLSVEELQRVFDLDEPAAKRLLAMFILGQKVGVSGNGEVEVEQIDGPEDIAALLDDLRHERQEHFVAVYLDSKNVILRVATIHIGTANASIVGLREIFREAVREGAVGVIVAHNHPSGDPEPSPEDIQVTRKIVEAGELLDIDVLDHVIIGERRWVSLKRQKLM; encoded by the coding sequence ATGGCCTCCGAAACTCTAGCCCGACTCCGCACACTGGGGCTGAAGACGGCGATGCCGACCGAGCTGTTGGCGCTCGCGGTTTCGAAGACCGACGATGACGTCGACCGTTGGGTGGCGGTGGCCCGCGAACTGATTCTCTCTAATCGAAAGCTGAGGGGTCTTTCGGACCTTTCGGTTGAGGAGCTTCAACGTGTTTTTGACCTGGATGAGCCAGCTGCGAAACGCTTACTGGCGATGTTCATTCTGGGTCAGAAGGTGGGAGTTTCGGGCAATGGGGAAGTTGAGGTCGAGCAGATTGACGGCCCCGAAGACATTGCGGCCTTGTTGGACGACCTGAGACATGAACGGCAAGAGCACTTTGTGGCGGTGTATCTCGATTCGAAGAATGTGATTCTGCGGGTGGCGACGATCCACATCGGCACGGCGAACGCGTCGATCGTAGGATTGCGCGAGATTTTTCGTGAGGCGGTGCGGGAGGGAGCCGTTGGAGTAATTGTGGCTCACAACCATCCGAGCGGCGATCCCGAGCCCTCGCCTGAAGACATTCAGGTCACGCGGAAAATTGTTGAGGCGGGCGAACTGCTGGACATAGACGTTTTGGACCATGTGATTATCGGCGAGCGTCGTTGGGTCAGTCTGAAACGTCAGAAACTGATGTGA
- a CDS encoding haloacid dehalogenase, whose translation MINAQGWDDLRGRAKELHEAREQILVLCRKLGQLSSKSIRHVHRHQFVESQALLDEASATAKEVRKLMEPYPEISLSYLHDSEKEMVEAACVMAIVQARDLPSQAELGSQTMAYLHGAAEAASEVRRFALDEIRKGRMDEAERIMEYMDAIYEELVTFDFPDSLTNGLRRTVDALRAVLERTRSDLTITASQMQLVEELKKARS comes from the coding sequence GTGATCAACGCACAAGGGTGGGACGACCTCCGTGGCCGCGCCAAAGAACTGCACGAGGCGCGGGAGCAGATTTTGGTTCTGTGCCGAAAGCTTGGGCAACTCAGTTCGAAGTCGATTCGCCACGTGCATCGCCACCAATTTGTCGAGTCTCAGGCATTGCTGGACGAGGCGTCGGCGACGGCGAAAGAAGTCCGCAAGCTGATGGAGCCCTATCCCGAAATCAGCCTGTCGTACCTGCACGACTCGGAAAAGGAGATGGTTGAGGCGGCGTGTGTGATGGCGATCGTTCAGGCGCGCGATCTGCCGTCACAGGCCGAGCTTGGTTCGCAGACGATGGCGTATCTGCACGGGGCAGCGGAGGCGGCAAGCGAAGTTCGTCGGTTTGCCCTCGACGAGATTCGGAAGGGAAGGATGGACGAGGCAGAGCGGATCATGGAGTACATGGATGCGATCTATGAAGAGCTGGTCACGTTCGATTTTCCGGATTCGTTGACCAACGGGTTGCGTCGGACGGTCGATGCCTTGCGGGCGGTTTTGGAGCGTACGCGAAGCGATCTGACGATTACGGCGTCGCAGATGCAGTTGGTTGAGGAATTGAAGAAAGCGCGAAGCTAG
- the rsfS gene encoding ribosome silencing factor — MTSAEKVDLIRDAADDMKAERIEILDVRKKTSISDYFVVCSGTSDRHVDSIADRVAEKMATLKVKPLRTEGERSGWILQDYGDVVLHVMKEEQRQFYDLEALWESVQNNPDLEL; from the coding sequence ATGACTTCTGCTGAAAAAGTTGACCTTATCCGCGACGCTGCTGACGATATGAAGGCAGAAAGAATTGAGATTCTCGACGTCCGAAAGAAAACATCCATATCCGATTATTTCGTCGTTTGTAGTGGAACGTCGGATCGGCATGTCGATTCGATCGCTGATCGAGTTGCCGAAAAGATGGCCACCCTCAAGGTGAAGCCTCTGCGAACCGAAGGCGAACGAAGCGGTTGGATTCTGCAAGACTATGGCGACGTCGTGTTGCACGTCATGAAGGAAGAACAGCGCCAGTTTTACGATCTGGAAGCGCTTTGGGAGTCCGTGCAGAATAATCCCGACCTGGAACTATAG
- a CDS encoding DUF1549 domain-containing protein gives MPTMSAASPSPQMSRFRRLGPRGLFASSLMLAFWGVQAVPGPIHQDSSKQMSKDMEALFESKVRPTIQTKCYGCHGPKQQIADLRLDKPLTPAEAKLVAEAISYTGDTKMPPSGKLPVDELAAVQAWAKAGAPWPSTKAPEKPKGKFWAFVSPTTPPLPTVKAKWWAQNPIDTFVLAKLEEHGLKPAPPADRRTLIRRATFDLTGLPPTPKEIDDFLKDQQPNAFERVIDRLMASPAYGERWGRHWLDVARYADSNGLDENLVYPNAWRYRDWVISALNADMPVDRFFQEQLAGDLMPNTGDDGIVATGFLSLGGKMLAEDDPVKQEMDIIDEQVDTTSKTFMALTVGCARCHDHKFDPISAHDYYALAGIFKSTRTMLNFKVVAEWNERMIGPKDEQEKLTKIQGEIKTKNDEATKERKAASEELLKALNPRTSDYEKAARTYLEGQKRQVTLNPVISTPDGKAPSEAIVHEAEDFTSGNVKKDFDGFGKGIGVLVNIGNFPNRTDYEINVPSAGTYQLDLRYAAGDARPIRVYANDALVLSEAAGKVTGGFQPQHQQWQAEGIILLKAGINTIRFERESYFPHIDKFLLITRPGMRPTENLGTLAKQNGLIPELVKAVADKITNGAEVKIELPEDPDHLFPAPVQASLKELKGEVDALEKSKPNVPLAMAVGEGKPTDLKLHIRGNYLTLGEDCPRRFPTVVSEPNQPAIPTGHSGRLELAQWLTSPKNPLTARVFVNRVWRWKFGRGIVGSVDNFGALGDLPTHPELLDWLATTFVNEDKWSLKKLQKRLMLTNTYIMSGQYDAKSAEIDLDNHFLWRFPRQRLEAEEIRDSILAVAGTLDRKMGGTEMSFKPRAYVTSTESSNPLKYDSPRRAIYLPVIRAAVYDVYTAFDFGDPTVMNGDRSSTTVAPQALFMLNSPLVLSATKTQAEKLMQEPGLTDADRVKELYVRCYARTASDSEVARALDFLNKFESAYAQAKDPKLSAWQSLCKSIIAANEFIYVE, from the coding sequence ATGCCCACAATGTCGGCGGCATCACCGAGCCCTCAAATGTCTCGATTCAGGCGGCTTGGCCCGCGAGGATTATTTGCTTCCAGCCTGATGCTCGCGTTTTGGGGCGTGCAGGCCGTCCCTGGACCGATCCACCAGGATTCCTCCAAGCAGATGTCCAAAGACATGGAGGCGCTGTTCGAGTCGAAGGTTCGGCCCACGATTCAGACCAAATGCTACGGATGCCACGGTCCTAAACAGCAAATCGCCGATCTCCGGCTCGATAAGCCGTTGACGCCGGCCGAGGCCAAGCTCGTCGCCGAAGCCATTTCTTACACCGGCGATACCAAAATGCCGCCATCCGGCAAACTGCCGGTCGACGAACTTGCCGCCGTTCAAGCTTGGGCGAAGGCGGGTGCTCCTTGGCCCTCGACCAAAGCACCAGAGAAACCCAAAGGCAAATTCTGGGCGTTCGTTTCGCCAACCACGCCACCTCTGCCAACCGTGAAGGCAAAATGGTGGGCGCAAAACCCAATCGACACCTTCGTCCTTGCCAAATTGGAAGAACACGGCCTCAAGCCGGCACCACCCGCCGACCGCCGAACCTTGATTCGGCGTGCGACCTTCGATCTCACCGGCCTTCCCCCAACGCCTAAAGAGATCGACGATTTTCTCAAGGATCAGCAACCAAACGCCTTCGAGCGAGTCATCGACCGGCTCATGGCCAGCCCAGCGTACGGTGAGCGATGGGGCCGCCATTGGCTCGACGTCGCCCGCTACGCCGATTCCAACGGTCTCGACGAGAATCTTGTCTATCCCAACGCCTGGCGCTACCGAGACTGGGTGATCAGCGCCCTGAATGCCGACATGCCGGTCGATCGTTTTTTCCAGGAGCAGCTAGCCGGAGACCTGATGCCCAACACAGGTGACGACGGCATCGTCGCAACCGGATTCCTTTCTCTGGGCGGGAAAATGCTCGCCGAGGACGACCCGGTGAAGCAGGAGATGGACATCATCGACGAGCAGGTGGACACCACCAGTAAGACGTTTATGGCGCTGACCGTCGGATGCGCTCGGTGTCACGACCACAAATTCGATCCCATTTCGGCCCACGACTATTACGCCCTCGCCGGAATCTTCAAGTCCACCCGAACCATGCTCAATTTCAAAGTCGTTGCCGAATGGAACGAGCGAATGATCGGTCCGAAAGACGAGCAAGAGAAACTAACCAAGATTCAAGGCGAAATCAAAACCAAGAATGACGAAGCCACCAAAGAGCGAAAAGCGGCGAGCGAGGAACTTCTCAAGGCGTTGAACCCCCGAACAAGCGACTACGAAAAGGCGGCCCGGACCTACCTCGAGGGTCAAAAGCGCCAAGTGACCCTTAATCCAGTCATCTCGACACCCGACGGTAAAGCCCCATCAGAGGCGATCGTCCATGAGGCCGAGGACTTCACGTCTGGCAACGTAAAGAAGGACTTCGACGGTTTTGGAAAGGGCATCGGCGTGTTGGTCAACATCGGCAACTTCCCTAACCGAACGGACTACGAAATCAACGTGCCGTCGGCGGGCACCTACCAACTCGATCTCCGCTACGCGGCGGGAGACGCTCGCCCGATTCGCGTCTATGCCAATGACGCGCTCGTCCTTTCGGAAGCCGCGGGCAAAGTCACCGGTGGATTCCAGCCCCAGCACCAGCAATGGCAGGCTGAGGGGATCATCCTCCTGAAAGCCGGCATCAACACCATTCGATTTGAGCGCGAAAGCTACTTTCCTCACATCGACAAATTCCTGCTGATCACCCGACCAGGCATGAGGCCAACCGAAAACCTTGGCACGCTGGCCAAGCAAAACGGCCTTATCCCCGAGTTGGTGAAAGCCGTTGCCGACAAGATCACTAACGGAGCTGAGGTCAAAATCGAGCTTCCTGAAGACCCCGATCACCTCTTCCCTGCTCCGGTCCAAGCGAGTTTGAAGGAGCTGAAAGGTGAAGTTGACGCGCTCGAAAAGTCAAAGCCCAATGTTCCGCTAGCAATGGCTGTTGGCGAAGGCAAGCCGACCGACCTCAAGCTCCACATCCGCGGCAACTATCTCACCCTCGGCGAGGACTGCCCCCGTCGCTTCCCTACCGTCGTCTCCGAGCCGAACCAGCCCGCTATTCCAACCGGCCACAGTGGACGTCTGGAACTGGCGCAATGGCTGACCAGCCCCAAGAATCCGTTGACCGCTCGCGTGTTCGTGAACCGAGTTTGGCGGTGGAAATTCGGCCGAGGCATCGTCGGTTCGGTGGATAATTTCGGCGCCCTTGGCGACCTCCCCACCCATCCCGAGCTGCTCGATTGGCTGGCGACGACCTTTGTGAACGAGGACAAGTGGAGCCTGAAGAAGCTCCAAAAGCGGCTAATGCTCACGAACACGTACATCATGAGCGGCCAGTACGATGCCAAATCCGCCGAAATCGACCTCGACAACCACTTCCTCTGGCGATTCCCACGTCAACGATTGGAAGCCGAAGAAATTCGCGACAGCATTCTCGCCGTGGCCGGAACCCTCGACCGCAAGATGGGCGGAACTGAGATGAGCTTCAAGCCTCGCGCCTACGTGACGAGCACCGAAAGTTCGAACCCGCTCAAGTACGACAGCCCCCGACGCGCCATCTACCTGCCCGTCATCCGCGCCGCCGTCTACGACGTCTACACCGCGTTCGATTTTGGCGATCCGACCGTCATGAACGGAGACCGGTCCAGCACAACCGTCGCCCCGCAGGCGCTGTTCATGCTCAACAGCCCGCTCGTGCTCAGCGCCACCAAAACGCAAGCCGAGAAGCTGATGCAAGAGCCGGGACTGACCGATGCCGACCGCGTGAAGGAGTTGTACGTCCGTTGCTATGCTCGTACGGCATCCGACTCCGAAGTCGCTCGCGCCCTCGATTTTCTCAACAAATTCGAATCCGCCTACGCCCAAGCCAAGGACCCCAAGCTGAGCGCTTGGCAGAGCCTTTGCAAATCCATCATTGCCGCCAACGAGTTTATCTATGTGGAATAA
- a CDS encoding DUF1501 domain-containing protein: protein MWNKEFISRRDLLKASALGFGNLAFLSLLADQAFAQQAFADPKNPLAPKPPMFPAKAKRVIFVFLHGGPSQVDTFDPKPLLTRDHGKPFTGEMPRIVSSPTGNLLKSPWEFKHYGESGIEVSDLFPHVGSCVDDLCFINSMYGSNSRHGGALLELHTGSDTFVRPSMGSWVTYGLGTENQNLPGFLTICPTLSHGGVNNWSSAFLPAYTQGTPIGNASIDAAMAKIPFIQNKETPVDAQKLELELLETLSRDQMAHQGPDPALEGRISSFELAFRMQMAAPEIQEITDETEETKKLYGLDEPKTRNFGHQCLLARRFSEKGVRFVQVTHSYKWDQHSDLRRDHASNAMEVDKPIAGLIKDLKARGMLKDTLVIISGEFGRTPVAQGDDGRDHNPHGFTTILAGGGVKAGFKYGATDDYGFFSVQDKCHIHDLHATMLHLLGIDHTKLTYFHGGRNYRLTDVHGEIATGIIA, encoded by the coding sequence ATGTGGAATAAGGAATTCATCTCCCGCCGCGACCTCCTCAAGGCCAGTGCCCTTGGGTTTGGAAACTTGGCGTTTCTTAGCCTCCTTGCGGATCAAGCATTCGCCCAGCAAGCGTTTGCCGATCCGAAAAATCCACTCGCTCCGAAGCCGCCAATGTTCCCTGCCAAGGCGAAGCGCGTGATCTTCGTCTTCTTGCACGGTGGCCCCAGTCAGGTGGACACTTTCGACCCTAAGCCGCTTCTCACGCGTGACCACGGCAAGCCGTTTACCGGCGAGATGCCCCGAATCGTGTCCAGCCCAACCGGAAATCTGCTGAAGAGCCCCTGGGAATTCAAGCACTATGGTGAAAGCGGAATCGAAGTCAGCGACCTCTTTCCGCACGTGGGATCGTGTGTGGACGATCTCTGTTTCATTAACTCCATGTACGGCTCCAATTCGCGCCACGGCGGGGCTCTACTGGAGCTTCACACCGGAAGCGACACGTTTGTCCGTCCTTCGATGGGCTCTTGGGTCACCTATGGCCTCGGCACCGAAAACCAAAACCTGCCCGGCTTTTTGACGATCTGCCCCACTCTCAGCCATGGCGGCGTTAACAACTGGAGTTCAGCCTTCCTGCCCGCCTACACGCAAGGGACGCCGATTGGCAACGCCAGCATCGACGCAGCGATGGCCAAGATTCCGTTCATCCAGAACAAGGAGACGCCGGTCGACGCCCAAAAGCTCGAACTGGAACTCCTCGAAACCCTCAGCCGCGACCAGATGGCGCACCAGGGCCCCGATCCCGCCCTTGAAGGCAGAATCAGTTCGTTCGAACTCGCCTTCCGCATGCAAATGGCCGCTCCCGAGATTCAAGAGATCACCGACGAGACCGAAGAGACCAAGAAGCTCTATGGCCTTGATGAGCCCAAAACGCGGAACTTTGGCCACCAATGTCTGCTTGCCCGGCGGTTCTCTGAGAAAGGTGTGCGCTTTGTCCAGGTCACTCACTCCTACAAGTGGGACCAGCACAGCGACCTTCGGCGCGATCACGCCAGCAACGCCATGGAGGTCGATAAGCCGATCGCGGGCTTGATCAAAGACCTCAAGGCGAGAGGAATGCTCAAGGACACGCTGGTCATCATCAGCGGCGAATTTGGCCGAACGCCGGTGGCCCAAGGCGACGATGGGCGCGACCACAACCCGCACGGATTCACGACCATCCTCGCCGGTGGCGGCGTCAAAGCCGGATTCAAATACGGTGCGACGGACGATTACGGCTTCTTCTCGGTCCAAGATAAGTGCCACATCCACGACCTACACGCGACCATGCTTCACCTGTTGGGCATCGATCACACCAAGCTGACCTACTTCCATGGCGGTCGAAACTACCGCCTTACGGACGTCCACGGTGAAATTGCCACCGGCATCATCGCTTAG
- the obgE gene encoding GTPase ObgE, producing the protein MFLDEAIVEFSSGRGGSGAVAFHTEKHVPRGGPNGADGGKGGDVILIADRGRRTLYDFKLLDHYEAESGVHGLGNKRGKNGKDITIKLPVGTVISDEATGELVVDFTKHGMKFVIAKGGRGGHGNQHYVNSVRQAPNFAEKGGPSERVKVKLELKLLADVGLIGMPNAGKSTLISRISAAKPKIADYPFTTIVPNLGVVSFRDTSFTVADMPGLIEGASQGIGLGYQFLKHVERTRVLVHVVDVFPIDESDPLQNFETIENELKQYSEEIFARPRLIALNKIDLVDRSQLGELKAKFEGFGFPIFTISGVSGEGLNELLDAVANILEETTPKEEIPVVMPAMQVQGEDFWEVLEEEEGYRVAGKRLERMVAMTDLESRDAVRYLQRRLDKIGVFDKLRDAGIEEGDSVAIGEFEFEYTDER; encoded by the coding sequence ATGTTCCTCGACGAGGCGATTGTCGAATTCTCCTCGGGTCGAGGAGGTTCGGGCGCAGTGGCATTCCACACCGAAAAGCACGTTCCCCGTGGCGGCCCTAATGGTGCCGACGGTGGCAAGGGCGGCGACGTCATCCTCATCGCTGATCGCGGACGACGAACGCTTTACGATTTTAAGCTCCTCGACCACTACGAAGCCGAAAGCGGTGTTCACGGTCTTGGCAACAAACGCGGCAAGAACGGCAAAGACATCACCATCAAACTCCCGGTTGGAACCGTCATTTCGGACGAAGCTACCGGCGAGTTGGTCGTCGACTTTACCAAGCACGGAATGAAGTTCGTCATCGCGAAGGGCGGACGCGGTGGCCACGGCAATCAGCATTACGTCAACTCGGTTCGACAGGCACCGAACTTCGCCGAAAAGGGCGGTCCATCCGAGCGAGTCAAAGTCAAATTGGAGCTCAAGCTGTTGGCCGATGTTGGCCTCATCGGCATGCCCAATGCCGGGAAGAGCACACTCATCAGCCGAATTTCGGCCGCCAAGCCCAAGATCGCCGACTACCCTTTCACAACCATCGTGCCCAACCTTGGCGTCGTCTCCTTCCGAGACACGTCCTTTACGGTCGCTGATATGCCCGGCCTGATCGAGGGCGCGAGCCAAGGCATTGGCCTCGGCTATCAATTTCTCAAGCATGTCGAACGCACCCGCGTTTTGGTCCACGTGGTCGATGTCTTCCCTATCGACGAGTCGGACCCGCTCCAAAATTTCGAAACCATCGAAAACGAACTGAAGCAGTACTCCGAAGAAATCTTTGCGCGACCCCGGCTGATCGCCCTCAACAAAATCGACCTCGTGGATCGATCCCAGCTTGGCGAATTGAAAGCGAAGTTCGAAGGATTCGGCTTTCCGATCTTCACGATCTCCGGTGTGTCTGGCGAGGGCCTGAACGAACTGCTCGACGCTGTGGCCAACATCCTTGAGGAAACCACGCCGAAGGAAGAAATTCCCGTGGTCATGCCCGCCATGCAGGTTCAAGGCGAGGACTTCTGGGAAGTGCTGGAGGAAGAAGAAGGCTACCGAGTGGCCGGCAAGCGCCTGGAGCGTATGGTCGCGATGACCGACCTCGAAAGCCGCGACGCCGTTCGCTATCTTCAGCGACGGCTTGACAAGATCGGTGTTTTTGACAAACTGAGGGATGCCGGAATCGAAGAAGGCGACTCGGTCGCCATCGGCGAATTCGAATTTGAGTACACGGACGAACGATGA
- a CDS encoding NAD(P)H-dependent oxidoreductase subunit E, which yields MSDLLQIGSPNERPMPPRAEDLELQFSEQAIAELDALKTHYPNWKACILPGLWIAQREYGGMLTDAAIAEVAYRLKRSAAEVQGVATFYSMYNTQHHPGRHKIEVCTCLSCHFNGAFRVRDYVSKKLGIGNKETTPDGMFMLEEVECLNACDRAPVVQVGDNYHGPVDEKYIDDLLEKLRNSEENTVIKMADQIVQVQLMETERKGTLA from the coding sequence GTGAGCGATCTCCTTCAAATCGGCAGTCCAAACGAGCGTCCGATGCCGCCCCGAGCCGAAGATCTCGAACTCCAATTTAGCGAGCAGGCCATTGCCGAGCTTGACGCCCTCAAGACCCACTATCCAAACTGGAAGGCGTGCATTTTGCCGGGTCTCTGGATCGCTCAGAGAGAGTACGGCGGAATGCTGACCGATGCCGCCATCGCCGAGGTCGCCTACCGCCTGAAAAGAAGCGCGGCCGAGGTTCAGGGCGTGGCTACGTTCTATTCGATGTACAACACCCAGCATCACCCGGGTCGCCACAAGATCGAGGTTTGCACTTGCCTTTCGTGCCACTTCAACGGCGCTTTTCGGGTTCGCGACTACGTGTCGAAGAAGCTGGGGATCGGCAACAAGGAGACGACGCCGGACGGCATGTTTATGCTGGAAGAGGTTGAATGCCTAAACGCTTGCGACCGCGCACCGGTGGTGCAGGTGGGCGATAACTACCACGGGCCAGTCGACGAAAAGTACATCGACGACCTGCTCGAAAAGCTTCGCAACAGCGAGGAAAACACGGTCATCAAGATGGCCGACCAGATCGTGCAAGTCCAACTGATGGAAACCGAGCGTAAGGGGACGCTCGCTTAG